In the genome of Dermacentor silvarum isolate Dsil-2018 chromosome 1, BIME_Dsil_1.4, whole genome shotgun sequence, one region contains:
- the LOC119460265 gene encoding leucine zipper putative tumor suppressor 3 isoform X1, with the protein MSACAGTNNKQKLKPKGTPFSWPMDTDDMTASPPRLPPVSGVLVTANPAVVRPVAFRAVRWGHGADVDDGCSSSGSVFNLHDERLLLAPERRPSGHHSAPLLERQPRSAAVSTRTAFHPARCKVPFHQSMPHFDCKEARVASRSSSGGGSAMLDVLDSGHSSAALLAEEEAPSPSDSGVAELEAQLREKDAEIAHLRQTLERNEQAIIQVYEEKEQLWHRRLDDLRDHYEQQLQRHDVAAARDESPVCSGSVGLEEASCRPGGALKLSWLDTPQLDSEVAELTTLMEDSRLTGNANDDVRRLRLELHRCRRQLQVALQGFEEERQRWQHERAQAAQYQRQLETSYWQLCSHNRELLRAVSHASLPLELLDGWYHSESSC; encoded by the exons GGCACCCCCTTCTCGTGGCCCATGGACACTGACGACATGACGGCCTCGCCGCCTCGCCTACCTCCCGTCAGCGGAGTGCTGGTCACCGCG AACCCGGCGGTGGTGCGGCCGGTGGCCTTCCGGGCGGTGCGCTGGGGCCACGGGGCGGACGTCGACGACGGCTGCTCAAGCAGTGGTTCGGTGTTCAACCTGCACGACGAGCGGCTACTGCTGGCGCCTGAGCGCCGGCCCTCGGGCCATCACTCGGCACCGCTGCTGGAGAGGCAGCCGCGGTCGGCGGCCGTGAGCACGCGCACCGCCTTCCACCCGGCCCGCTGCAAGGTGCCCTTCCACCAGTCGATGCCGCACTTCGACTGCAAGGAGGCCCGTGTGGCGTCACGTTCCTCGAGTGGCGGCGGTTCGGCCATGCTGGACGTGCTCGACTCGGGCCACAGCTCTGCTGCCTTGCTGGCTGAAGAGGAGGCGCCCTCGCCGAGCGATTCGGGCGTGGCTGAGCTTGAAGCTCAGCTGCGCGAGAAGGACGCGGAAATCGCGCACCTGCGCCAGACTCTGGAGCGCAACGAGCAGGCCATCATCCAGGTCTACGAGGAGAAGGAGCAGCTCTGGCACAGGCGCCTCGATGACCTGCGTGACCACTACGAGCAGCAACTGCAGAGGCACGACGTGGCCGCCGCGCGG GACGAGAGCCCGGTGTGCAGTGGCAGTGTTGGATTGGAGGAAGCCAGCTGCCGGCCTGGGGGTGCGCTCAAGCTGTCATGGCTGGACACGCCGCAGTTGGACAGCGAGGTGGCCGAGCTGACCACACTCATGGAGGATTCGCGACTCACAGGCAATGCCAACGACGACGTGCGCCGACTTCGGCTCGAGCTGCATCGCTGCCGGCGCCAACTGCAGGTTGCCTTGCAGGGTTTCGAGGAGGAGCGCCAGCGCTGGCAGCACGAGCGCGCCCAGGCTGCCCAGTACCAACGCCAGCTGGAGACCAGCTACTGGCAGCTGTGCAGCCACAACCGCGAGCTGCTGCGCGCTGTGTCGCACGCCAGCCTGCCGCTTGAGCTGCTTGATGGCTGGTACCACTCGGAGTCCAGCTGCTGA
- the LOC119460265 gene encoding leucine zipper putative tumor suppressor 3 isoform X3 has translation MSACAGTNNKQKLKPKGTPFSWPMDTDDMTASPPRLPPVSGVLVTANPAVVRPVAFRAVRWGHGADVDDGCSSSGSVFNLHDERLLLAPERRPSGHHSAPLLERQPRSAAVSTRTAFHPARCKVPFHQSMPHFDCKEARVASRSSSGGGSAMLDVLDSGHSSAALLAEEEAPSPSDSGVAELEAQLREKDAEIAHLRQTLERNEQAIIQVYEEKEQLWHRRLDDLRDHYEQQLQRHDVAAARDESPVCSGSVGLEEASCRPGGALKLSWLDTPQLDSEVAELTTLMEDSRLTGFRGGAPALAARARPGCPVPTPAGDQLLAAVQPQPRAAARCVARQPAA, from the exons GGCACCCCCTTCTCGTGGCCCATGGACACTGACGACATGACGGCCTCGCCGCCTCGCCTACCTCCCGTCAGCGGAGTGCTGGTCACCGCG AACCCGGCGGTGGTGCGGCCGGTGGCCTTCCGGGCGGTGCGCTGGGGCCACGGGGCGGACGTCGACGACGGCTGCTCAAGCAGTGGTTCGGTGTTCAACCTGCACGACGAGCGGCTACTGCTGGCGCCTGAGCGCCGGCCCTCGGGCCATCACTCGGCACCGCTGCTGGAGAGGCAGCCGCGGTCGGCGGCCGTGAGCACGCGCACCGCCTTCCACCCGGCCCGCTGCAAGGTGCCCTTCCACCAGTCGATGCCGCACTTCGACTGCAAGGAGGCCCGTGTGGCGTCACGTTCCTCGAGTGGCGGCGGTTCGGCCATGCTGGACGTGCTCGACTCGGGCCACAGCTCTGCTGCCTTGCTGGCTGAAGAGGAGGCGCCCTCGCCGAGCGATTCGGGCGTGGCTGAGCTTGAAGCTCAGCTGCGCGAGAAGGACGCGGAAATCGCGCACCTGCGCCAGACTCTGGAGCGCAACGAGCAGGCCATCATCCAGGTCTACGAGGAGAAGGAGCAGCTCTGGCACAGGCGCCTCGATGACCTGCGTGACCACTACGAGCAGCAACTGCAGAGGCACGACGTGGCCGCCGCGCGG GACGAGAGCCCGGTGTGCAGTGGCAGTGTTGGATTGGAGGAAGCCAGCTGCCGGCCTGGGGGTGCGCTCAAGCTGTCATGGCTGGACACGCCGCAGTTGGACAGCGAGGTGGCCGAGCTGACCACACTCATGGAGGATTCGCGACTCACAG GGTTTCGAGGAGGAGCGCCAGCGCTGGCAGCACGAGCGCGCCCAGGCTGCCCAGTACCAACGCCAGCTGGAGACCAGCTACTGGCAGCTGTGCAGCCACAACCGCGAGCTGCTGCGCGCTGTGTCGCACGCCAGCCTGCCGCTTGA
- the LOC119460265 gene encoding leucine zipper putative tumor suppressor 3 isoform X2, translating to MDTDDMTASPPRLPPVSGVLVTANPAVVRPVAFRAVRWGHGADVDDGCSSSGSVFNLHDERLLLAPERRPSGHHSAPLLERQPRSAAVSTRTAFHPARCKVPFHQSMPHFDCKEARVASRSSSGGGSAMLDVLDSGHSSAALLAEEEAPSPSDSGVAELEAQLREKDAEIAHLRQTLERNEQAIIQVYEEKEQLWHRRLDDLRDHYEQQLQRHDVAAARDESPVCSGSVGLEEASCRPGGALKLSWLDTPQLDSEVAELTTLMEDSRLTGNANDDVRRLRLELHRCRRQLQVALQGFEEERQRWQHERAQAAQYQRQLETSYWQLCSHNRELLRAVSHASLPLELLDGWYHSESSC from the exons ATGGACACTGACGACATGACGGCCTCGCCGCCTCGCCTACCTCCCGTCAGCGGAGTGCTGGTCACCGCG AACCCGGCGGTGGTGCGGCCGGTGGCCTTCCGGGCGGTGCGCTGGGGCCACGGGGCGGACGTCGACGACGGCTGCTCAAGCAGTGGTTCGGTGTTCAACCTGCACGACGAGCGGCTACTGCTGGCGCCTGAGCGCCGGCCCTCGGGCCATCACTCGGCACCGCTGCTGGAGAGGCAGCCGCGGTCGGCGGCCGTGAGCACGCGCACCGCCTTCCACCCGGCCCGCTGCAAGGTGCCCTTCCACCAGTCGATGCCGCACTTCGACTGCAAGGAGGCCCGTGTGGCGTCACGTTCCTCGAGTGGCGGCGGTTCGGCCATGCTGGACGTGCTCGACTCGGGCCACAGCTCTGCTGCCTTGCTGGCTGAAGAGGAGGCGCCCTCGCCGAGCGATTCGGGCGTGGCTGAGCTTGAAGCTCAGCTGCGCGAGAAGGACGCGGAAATCGCGCACCTGCGCCAGACTCTGGAGCGCAACGAGCAGGCCATCATCCAGGTCTACGAGGAGAAGGAGCAGCTCTGGCACAGGCGCCTCGATGACCTGCGTGACCACTACGAGCAGCAACTGCAGAGGCACGACGTGGCCGCCGCGCGG GACGAGAGCCCGGTGTGCAGTGGCAGTGTTGGATTGGAGGAAGCCAGCTGCCGGCCTGGGGGTGCGCTCAAGCTGTCATGGCTGGACACGCCGCAGTTGGACAGCGAGGTGGCCGAGCTGACCACACTCATGGAGGATTCGCGACTCACAGGCAATGCCAACGACGACGTGCGCCGACTTCGGCTCGAGCTGCATCGCTGCCGGCGCCAACTGCAGGTTGCCTTGCAGGGTTTCGAGGAGGAGCGCCAGCGCTGGCAGCACGAGCGCGCCCAGGCTGCCCAGTACCAACGCCAGCTGGAGACCAGCTACTGGCAGCTGTGCAGCCACAACCGCGAGCTGCTGCGCGCTGTGTCGCACGCCAGCCTGCCGCTTGAGCTGCTTGATGGCTGGTACCACTCGGAGTCCAGCTGCTGA